ATATTATAGCACAAAACGCTTGCGTTTCAAAATATAAAGAGATTTTAATTTCGAAATTCAAAATCTGTCACAAAAAAAAAAAAAAAAAAAAAAAATGAAAATCTCACGACCTAACAACAAACCGCGAGATTTTCTTTTTGCTGATGTGCGCCCACCCAGGGGCGTTTGTTTTTATTTTTTTAATTTTGTTTTGTATAAGTGCTATTTAGGAGATGAAAATATAACAATCGCCCTTGATTAGCACATCAACTTATATTTAAGAGTATAGCATAAGCATTTCACAGTGTCAACACTTTTTCTGAAAAAAGTTCAAAAATCTAATTTTAATCCATAAATGGACGATAATTTATGATTTGCGAGGATAATTCATCCGTCAAAAATGCCTTATCCCCGCCGATTTCTTCCCAGTTTTGAAATTCTGAAGGAATTTTGCCACCGCCCAAATCAAGAAACCTTCGCCAAGAGAAGTTTTCTCTAATATCACGCGAATCGAGCGGATTCACTCGAGAAAATTCCACCGCGCCACAATTAGGAATGTCGTATTTTTTATTTTCCCAAATCTTATCCCAATCTTCAGGCAATAATTTTTCAATATCGTAGCAAGCCGTCTGGATTAACTGTTTATGCGCAACAATCAAGACATTTTGACGAGAATTTTCACGCCATAATTTAGACTGAAAGGCTTTGAACCGATTGTAAACATCAAAAAGACTCTCACCGCCATCGTATCTGATATACCACGGATCGTCATTGGCAAGTTTAGCGGTCAGCGGAAAATGCGACCTCTGCTCCGCACGAGAAACAGCGCCATAGATACCCCAAATTCTCTCAG
This sequence is a window from bacterium. Protein-coding genes within it:
- a CDS encoding histidine phosphatase family protein, giving the protein MANPLRLVLVRHGESEANTVQNAQKRGEVSPIEDALSTRADWKQRLSPKGREQARIAGKKLREIYGDLEFFDAHYVSPFIRTRETAVLISGQKQVKWRIDDRLSERIWGIYGAVSRAEQRSHFPLTAKLANDDPWYIRYDGGESLFDVYNRFKAFQSKLWRENSRQNVLIVAHKQLIQTACYDIEKLLPEDWDKIWENKKYDIPNCGAVEFSRVNPLDSRDIRENFSWRRFLDLGGGKIPSEFQNWEEIGGDKAFLTDELSSQIINYRPFMD